A stretch of Microbacterium sp. 4R-513 DNA encodes these proteins:
- a CDS encoding SMC family ATPase, producing the protein MRLHRLELEGFGPFRARQVVDFDSFADDGIFLIGGRTGAGKSSVLDGVCFALYGGVPRYDGSERRLRSDYCTPEDATEVAVEFSAAGRRWRVVRSPEYERAKKRGTGTTTVAADATLFEWNGTAWEGRAAGLRNVGLELDQVLGLTQQQFLQVILLAQNRFAEFLLAKSDERQKLLRKLFGTRTYEEYQSALEQRRKAAEQSLAAAGDGVALLLGEAERVLTTAALAGEEPAPTDLAGRIEFAALGAQRAAYRAETLMRDRDAADAAHRSADIAHTAAKERRAAQERRERSRSALAALEEQAPLIAADRETLERAVAAEALRAPIEAVERARDRVVAAEGLLAHARRAWEAIGFADHAAPGGADAAPDASGLLRLIDDLTGELARLQAVAEQERELEAAEQRLEADRARAEEFTTDLAALDAGRAAIPAAIERLEAQLADARESAGALEATKAQLDSVETRLAAARDAARLATVLADAEEAYLSASARLDRARAHVTALLQRRVAGRAGELAAELVDGEPCVVCGSLEHPHPAASSDDVATDDEIGHAERTRDVAAAAESEAAEAARVAREAHAGAAARAGGDSVEVLQDAHITAKAAHASAREAVDRRDRLTIQRQDLLDADAAVAEERTRLAAELEAVRIAIAGAEADVRTARRAVAKARGDHASVAERISALTIRRDAARRLADALASTAVDVAALGEAEADCDARVAASDFPDAAAAAQALRDPATRALLDTRIREHESALRSEKDRLRELELELAGVPDELVDLDATATALALARDRWSAAVDAAALAEQVASNLAGLVERARTRQESLAGLADEAAVVTRLADTVAGRAPNTHRMTLESFVLAAELEEIVGAANLRLSDMSAGRYVLQHTDARAARNAASGLGLEIMDAHTGQARPAQSLSGGETFLASLALALGLAEVVTARAGGVRLDTLFIDEGFGSLDADTLELAMRTLDELRQGGRTVGVISHVEAMKEQLPAQLVVEATPRGPSVVRVSGEPVGLPFS; encoded by the coding sequence GTGAGGCTGCATCGGCTCGAGCTGGAGGGGTTCGGACCGTTCCGTGCGCGACAGGTCGTCGACTTCGACTCGTTCGCCGACGACGGCATCTTCCTCATCGGCGGCCGCACCGGGGCAGGCAAGTCGAGCGTGCTCGACGGGGTCTGCTTCGCGCTGTACGGGGGAGTGCCCCGCTACGACGGGTCCGAGCGACGCCTCCGCAGCGACTACTGCACCCCCGAGGACGCGACGGAAGTCGCCGTCGAGTTCAGCGCCGCGGGGCGGCGGTGGCGGGTGGTCCGCTCGCCGGAGTACGAGCGGGCCAAGAAGCGCGGAACGGGCACCACGACCGTGGCGGCCGACGCGACTCTCTTCGAGTGGAACGGAACGGCGTGGGAGGGCCGAGCCGCGGGACTGCGGAATGTCGGCCTCGAGCTCGATCAGGTGCTCGGCCTCACGCAGCAGCAGTTCCTGCAGGTGATCCTGCTCGCGCAGAACCGCTTCGCCGAGTTCCTGCTGGCCAAGAGCGACGAGCGGCAGAAGCTCCTGCGCAAGCTCTTCGGCACGCGCACGTACGAGGAGTACCAGAGCGCCCTCGAGCAGCGGCGCAAAGCCGCCGAGCAGTCGCTCGCGGCCGCCGGCGATGGCGTCGCGCTGCTGCTCGGCGAGGCGGAGCGCGTGCTGACCACGGCGGCACTGGCCGGCGAGGAGCCGGCGCCGACCGACCTCGCCGGCCGCATCGAGTTCGCTGCGCTCGGTGCGCAGCGGGCGGCTTATCGAGCCGAGACGCTGATGCGGGACCGGGATGCCGCCGACGCGGCGCATCGCAGCGCCGACATCGCTCACACCGCCGCGAAGGAAAGGCGCGCGGCGCAGGAGCGACGGGAGCGGTCGCGCAGCGCGCTCGCCGCACTCGAGGAGCAGGCTCCGCTGATCGCGGCCGACCGCGAGACGCTCGAGCGAGCCGTTGCCGCCGAAGCGCTGCGCGCGCCGATCGAGGCCGTGGAGCGGGCGCGAGACCGCGTGGTCGCCGCCGAAGGGCTGCTCGCGCACGCGCGCCGGGCGTGGGAGGCCATCGGCTTCGCGGATCATGCGGCTCCCGGTGGTGCAGACGCCGCGCCGGATGCGAGCGGCCTGCTCCGCCTCATCGACGACCTGACGGGCGAGCTGGCGCGGCTCCAGGCGGTGGCCGAGCAGGAGCGGGAGCTCGAGGCGGCCGAGCAGCGGCTCGAAGCCGACCGTGCGCGCGCGGAGGAGTTCACGACCGACCTCGCCGCGCTCGACGCGGGTCGCGCCGCGATCCCCGCAGCGATCGAACGCCTCGAAGCGCAGCTCGCCGATGCCCGTGAGAGCGCAGGAGCGCTGGAGGCCACGAAGGCGCAGCTGGACTCGGTCGAGACACGGCTGGCCGCGGCACGGGATGCCGCGCGCCTGGCCACGGTGCTCGCCGACGCCGAAGAGGCCTACCTCTCCGCGTCGGCCCGGCTCGATCGCGCACGCGCACACGTCACGGCGCTCCTGCAGCGGCGGGTGGCGGGGCGCGCCGGCGAGCTCGCGGCCGAGCTCGTCGATGGCGAGCCCTGCGTCGTCTGCGGCTCACTCGAGCACCCGCATCCGGCGGCGTCGAGCGACGACGTCGCCACCGACGACGAGATCGGCCACGCCGAGCGCACGCGCGACGTCGCCGCTGCGGCGGAGTCCGAGGCCGCCGAGGCGGCTCGGGTCGCCCGGGAGGCGCACGCCGGGGCCGCCGCCCGCGCGGGCGGCGATTCGGTGGAAGTCCTGCAGGACGCGCACATCACGGCGAAGGCTGCGCACGCCTCGGCCCGCGAGGCCGTCGATCGCCGGGATCGGCTCACGATCCAGCGTCAGGACCTGCTCGATGCCGACGCAGCGGTGGCCGAGGAGCGTACGCGGCTGGCCGCCGAGCTCGAGGCCGTCAGGATCGCCATCGCCGGCGCCGAGGCCGACGTGCGGACAGCCCGCCGCGCCGTCGCCAAGGCGCGGGGCGACCACGCGAGCGTCGCCGAGCGCATCTCGGCGCTGACGATCCGGCGCGACGCCGCTCGACGGCTCGCCGACGCCCTCGCGAGCACAGCGGTCGACGTCGCTGCTCTCGGTGAGGCGGAGGCCGACTGTGATGCCCGGGTTGCGGCATCCGACTTCCCCGATGCGGCTGCGGCAGCGCAAGCGCTGCGCGACCCGGCGACCCGAGCCCTCCTCGACACGCGCATCCGCGAGCACGAGAGCGCGCTCCGCTCCGAGAAGGACCGGCTGCGCGAGCTCGAGCTGGAGCTCGCAGGGGTTCCCGATGAGCTCGTCGATCTCGACGCCACCGCGACGGCGCTCGCTTTGGCCCGCGACCGCTGGAGCGCCGCCGTCGACGCCGCCGCCCTGGCGGAGCAGGTCGCCTCGAATCTGGCGGGCCTCGTCGAACGCGCGCGCACGCGTCAAGAATCGCTCGCCGGTCTTGCCGACGAGGCCGCCGTCGTGACGCGTCTTGCCGACACGGTCGCGGGCCGCGCTCCGAACACCCATCGGATGACCCTCGAGTCGTTCGTGCTCGCCGCGGAGCTCGAAGAGATCGTCGGCGCCGCCAACCTCCGGCTGAGCGACATGTCAGCGGGCCGCTACGTGCTTCAGCACACCGACGCGCGGGCCGCCCGCAATGCCGCGTCGGGTCTGGGCCTCGAGATCATGGACGCCCACACCGGCCAGGCACGTCCGGCGCAATCGCTGTCGGGGGGCGAGACCTTCCTCGCCTCGCTCGCGCTCGCGCTGGGACTCGCCGAGGTGGTCACCGCCCGCGCGGGCGGAGTGCGGCTCGACACGCTCTTCATCGACGAGGGCTTCGGGTCTCTGGATGCCGACACTCTCGAACTCGCGATGCGCACGCTCGACGAGCTGCGCCAGGGCGGGCGGACGGTCGGCGTCATCAGTCACGTCGAGGCGATGAAGGAGCAGCTCCCCGCGCAGCTCGTCGTCGAAGCGACTCCACGCGGACCGAGCGTCGTACGGGTGAGCGGCGAGCCGGTCGGGCTGCCGTTCTCGTAG
- a CDS encoding GDSL-type esterase/lipase family protein, with amino-acid sequence MTKAGRRALAALIAGAVVAGSLFGSSAASAAPPLPARMAALGDSITQAAMTCSALLSCPANSWSTGTTTSVMSQAARLRALGATELVAYNDAVSSTASSALASQAQRAVSQGAQYVTIEIGANDACTKTVAGMTPTVMFAANVQAGLAILASSANQPEIFVASIPNIQRMYDLNKASFSARLTWSTLGICQSMLANPSSTKQADVDRRNSVQQRVNEYNAALAQACAATVKCRFDNYAVANYAFTKADISTRDYFHPSLTGQATLAAITWPTTQWAS; translated from the coding sequence ATGACCAAGGCCGGGCGTCGCGCCCTCGCCGCACTGATCGCCGGCGCCGTCGTCGCCGGATCGCTGTTCGGATCGTCGGCCGCCTCGGCGGCGCCGCCGCTGCCCGCCCGCATGGCGGCGCTCGGTGATTCCATCACGCAAGCCGCGATGACGTGCTCCGCGCTGCTCTCGTGTCCGGCCAACAGCTGGTCGACGGGAACCACGACGTCGGTGATGTCCCAGGCTGCGCGCCTTCGCGCCTTGGGAGCCACGGAGCTCGTCGCGTACAACGACGCCGTCAGCTCCACGGCCTCGTCGGCCCTCGCGTCACAGGCCCAGCGAGCGGTCTCGCAGGGCGCGCAGTACGTCACGATCGAGATCGGCGCGAACGACGCGTGCACCAAGACGGTCGCCGGCATGACGCCGACCGTGATGTTCGCCGCGAACGTGCAGGCGGGCCTGGCCATCCTCGCATCGAGCGCGAACCAGCCCGAGATCTTCGTCGCGTCGATCCCCAACATCCAGCGGATGTACGACCTCAACAAGGCGAGCTTCTCGGCACGTCTGACCTGGTCGACCCTGGGCATCTGCCAGTCGATGCTCGCGAACCCGTCGAGCACGAAGCAGGCCGACGTCGACCGGCGCAACAGCGTCCAGCAGCGCGTCAACGAGTACAACGCGGCCCTCGCGCAGGCGTGCGCTGCGACCGTCAAGTGCCGCTTCGACAACTACGCCGTCGCGAACTACGCCTTCACGAAGGCCGACATCTCGACGCGCGACTACTTCCACCCTTCGCTCACGGGACAGGCGACGCTGGCCGCCATCACATGGCCGACCACGCAGTGGGCGTCCTAG
- a CDS encoding lipase maturation factor family protein, whose product MDGFAAVDFEFARQVLQRGIAALYVIAFVSSLNQFRALLGENGLLPAPELLGWARTSRARGRMLRPTLFLRFGYTDRRLAALCWSGIVLGALLVAGLPQLAWPWVPMLCFLALWIGYMSIASIGQTFYGFGWEMLLLEAGFLAAFLGSDDQPPPTVVIVLFWWLVFRLEFGAGMIKIRGGREWRDLTALTYHHETQPMPGPLSRQAHLLPRWFHKGEVVGNHFAQLIVPWFLFAPILGLMIPGPVPAIVGAVAASIVIATQAWLVLTGNFAWLNWATIVIAFSGFGIPGIGAAPRVPPSDLPWLVNGMPLSWIVVTSAVFVLYLVISWPAAQNLAARRQLMNASFNRWQLANAYGAFGTVTKRRIEYVVEGTAEDDPDDDDWLEYGFKGKPGDVRSIPRQWAPYHLRLDWLMWFLPLGRSLEDWFMVFLIKLLEADAATLRLLAHDPFQGRRPGAVRVVSYHYRFSTHAEFRATGARWVRDEPRLLVRPLRLRA is encoded by the coding sequence ATGGACGGCTTCGCGGCGGTCGACTTCGAGTTCGCCCGGCAGGTGCTGCAACGGGGCATCGCCGCGCTGTACGTCATCGCGTTCGTCTCGTCGCTCAATCAGTTCCGCGCGCTGCTGGGTGAGAACGGACTGCTCCCCGCCCCGGAGCTGCTCGGCTGGGCTCGCACCTCGAGGGCGAGGGGACGGATGCTGCGTCCCACCCTCTTCCTGCGCTTCGGCTACACCGACCGGCGACTCGCCGCGCTCTGCTGGTCGGGAATCGTCCTCGGCGCGCTTCTCGTCGCCGGACTCCCGCAGCTCGCGTGGCCGTGGGTGCCGATGCTGTGCTTCCTCGCCCTCTGGATCGGCTACATGTCGATCGCCTCGATCGGCCAGACGTTCTACGGCTTCGGGTGGGAGATGCTGCTCCTCGAGGCCGGGTTCCTGGCCGCCTTCCTCGGGTCGGACGATCAGCCGCCGCCGACCGTCGTCATCGTGCTGTTCTGGTGGCTCGTGTTCCGGCTGGAGTTCGGCGCCGGCATGATCAAGATCCGCGGCGGCCGCGAGTGGCGGGACCTCACGGCGCTCACGTACCACCACGAGACGCAGCCGATGCCGGGACCGCTGAGCCGGCAGGCACACCTCCTGCCCCGCTGGTTCCACAAGGGCGAGGTCGTCGGCAACCACTTCGCGCAGCTGATCGTGCCCTGGTTCCTCTTCGCGCCGATCCTCGGGCTCATGATCCCGGGACCCGTCCCGGCGATCGTCGGGGCGGTCGCGGCATCCATCGTCATCGCCACGCAGGCTTGGCTCGTCCTGACGGGCAACTTCGCGTGGCTCAACTGGGCGACGATCGTCATCGCGTTCTCGGGCTTCGGCATCCCCGGAATCGGCGCCGCGCCACGGGTCCCGCCGAGCGATCTCCCGTGGCTCGTGAACGGGATGCCTCTCTCCTGGATCGTCGTCACGTCGGCCGTCTTCGTCCTCTACCTCGTGATCAGCTGGCCGGCCGCGCAGAACCTCGCCGCCCGGCGACAGCTCATGAACGCGAGCTTCAACCGCTGGCAGCTCGCCAATGCGTACGGCGCCTTCGGCACCGTGACGAAGCGGCGGATCGAGTACGTCGTGGAGGGGACGGCCGAGGACGACCCGGACGACGACGACTGGCTGGAGTACGGCTTCAAAGGCAAACCGGGCGATGTGCGCAGCATCCCCCGCCAGTGGGCGCCGTACCACCTGCGCCTCGACTGGCTCATGTGGTTCCTGCCGCTCGGGCGCTCGCTCGAGGACTGGTTCATGGTCTTCCTGATCAAGCTGCTCGAAGCGGATGCCGCGACCCTCCGGCTCCTCGCGCACGATCCGTTCCAGGGCAGGCGTCCGGGCGCCGTCCGCGTCGTCTCGTACCACTACCGCTTCTCGACCCACGCGGAGTTCCGCGCCACGGGCGCCCGCTGGGTGCGCGACGAGCCCCGTCTGCTGGTGCGGCCCCTCCGCCTCCGCGCCTGA
- a CDS encoding NAD(+) synthase, translated as MSLPFESAYRHGFARIAACTIPLVIADPAANADTVLASARELSDEGVAVAVFPELCLTGYSIEDLLMQDAVLDGVVAAIERLVEASIDLLPVIVVGAPLRHRNRLFNCAVVIHRGELLGVAPKSYLPNYREFYERRWFAPGDDQLGEDIRVGGLEAPFGPDLLFESLDVPGLVVHAEVCEDVWVPIPPSSSAALAGATVLLNLSGSPITIARAEDRKNLCQSQSLRCLAAYAYAAAGMGESTNDVSWDGQTMIYEGGLLLDETERFPDGPRHSIADVDLDRLRQDRIRQGTFDDNRRTREPYFRTVHFELDPPATETGLRRPLDRFPFVPDDPERLALDCYEAFNIQVSGLMQRMQAIGDPKPVIGVSGGLDSTHALLVIARAMDRMGRPRSDILAYTMPGFATSEHTKSNAIALAETIGASIETIDIRPAATEMLEQIGHPFAEGEPVHDITFENVQAGLRTDYLFRLANQNGGMVIGTSDLSELALGWATYGVGDHMSHYAVNAGVPKTLIQHVIRWVIAQEGHEGGSTDLSARAREVLQSVLDTEISPELVPAGQDGKMQSTEDRIGPYALHDFALYWILRFGIRPSKIAFLAEQSWKDQDAGAWPPGFPDEDRYAYDLPTIVKWLKVFLQRYFAFAQFKRSAIPNGPKVSPAGSLSPRGDWRAPSDGNASAWLAELDAALPEYASKR; from the coding sequence ATGAGCCTCCCCTTCGAGAGCGCATACCGGCACGGCTTCGCCCGCATCGCGGCGTGCACGATCCCCCTGGTGATCGCCGACCCGGCGGCCAACGCCGACACCGTCCTGGCGAGCGCGCGCGAGCTGAGCGACGAGGGGGTCGCGGTCGCGGTCTTCCCCGAGCTCTGCCTCACCGGCTACTCGATCGAAGACCTCCTGATGCAGGACGCCGTGCTCGACGGAGTCGTCGCGGCCATCGAGCGGCTGGTCGAGGCATCCATCGATCTCCTTCCCGTGATCGTCGTCGGCGCGCCGCTTCGCCACCGGAACCGCCTCTTCAACTGCGCCGTCGTGATCCACCGCGGCGAGCTGCTCGGCGTCGCGCCGAAGTCGTACCTGCCGAACTATCGCGAGTTCTACGAGCGCCGCTGGTTCGCGCCCGGCGACGACCAGCTCGGCGAGGACATCCGCGTCGGAGGGCTCGAGGCCCCGTTCGGTCCCGACCTGCTGTTCGAGTCCCTCGACGTCCCGGGGCTCGTCGTGCACGCAGAGGTGTGCGAAGACGTGTGGGTGCCCATCCCGCCGTCGTCCTCCGCCGCGCTCGCGGGCGCGACCGTGCTGCTCAACCTGTCGGGCAGCCCCATCACGATCGCCCGGGCCGAGGACCGCAAGAACCTCTGCCAGTCGCAATCGCTGCGGTGCCTCGCCGCCTACGCCTACGCGGCGGCCGGGATGGGCGAGTCGACGAACGACGTGTCGTGGGACGGCCAGACCATGATCTACGAGGGCGGCCTGCTGCTCGACGAGACCGAGCGGTTCCCCGACGGTCCGCGGCACAGCATCGCCGATGTCGATCTCGACCGTCTGCGACAGGACCGGATCCGGCAGGGGACCTTCGACGACAACCGCCGCACGCGCGAGCCGTATTTCCGCACCGTGCACTTCGAGCTCGACCCACCCGCGACCGAGACCGGCCTGCGGCGCCCGCTCGACCGCTTCCCGTTCGTGCCCGACGACCCCGAGCGCCTCGCGCTGGACTGCTACGAGGCCTTCAACATCCAGGTGTCGGGGCTCATGCAGCGCATGCAGGCGATCGGCGACCCGAAGCCCGTGATCGGCGTGAGCGGCGGCCTCGACTCGACGCACGCACTGCTGGTCATCGCGCGCGCGATGGACCGGATGGGCCGGCCGCGCAGCGACATCCTCGCCTACACGATGCCCGGGTTCGCGACGAGCGAGCACACGAAGTCCAACGCGATCGCCCTCGCCGAGACGATCGGCGCCTCGATCGAGACGATCGACATCCGCCCGGCGGCGACCGAGATGCTCGAGCAGATCGGGCATCCCTTCGCCGAGGGCGAGCCCGTGCACGACATCACGTTCGAGAACGTGCAGGCCGGCCTGCGCACCGACTACCTCTTCCGCCTCGCGAACCAGAACGGGGGCATGGTCATCGGCACGTCCGATCTGTCCGAGCTCGCGCTCGGCTGGGCGACCTACGGCGTCGGCGACCACATGAGTCACTACGCCGTCAACGCGGGGGTGCCGAAGACCCTCATCCAGCACGTCATCCGGTGGGTCATCGCGCAGGAGGGGCACGAGGGCGGATCCACCGATCTCAGCGCCCGCGCGCGCGAAGTGCTCCAGTCGGTACTCGACACCGAGATCAGCCCCGAGCTCGTCCCGGCCGGGCAGGACGGCAAGATGCAGTCCACCGAGGATCGCATCGGACCGTACGCGCTGCACGACTTCGCGCTCTACTGGATCCTCCGCTTCGGCATCCGGCCCTCCAAGATCGCGTTCCTCGCGGAGCAGTCCTGGAAGGATCAGGATGCCGGGGCATGGCCGCCGGGCTTCCCCGACGAAGACCGCTACGCGTACGACCTGCCGACGATCGTCAAGTGGCTGAAGGTCTTCCTGCAGCGCTACTTCGCGTTCGCGCAGTTCAAGCGGTCGGCCATTCCGAACGGCCCCAAGGTCTCACCCGCCGGATCGCTGTCGCCGCGCGGTGACTGGCGCGCCCCGTCCGACGGCAACGCGAGCGCGTGGCTCGCCGAGCTGGACGCGGCCCTGCCGGAGTACGCCTCGAAGCGCTGA